In a genomic window of Pararge aegeria chromosome 7, ilParAegt1.1, whole genome shotgun sequence:
- the LOC120625203 gene encoding ephrin-A4: protein MVSFAHFRMRQSPWTLLVLIFFIESVMGNYAKHFYIHWNTTNSIFRIDNTDHVFDLNKGNPPFEYDQVNIMCPAYDPGTYEEETEKYIIYNVSKEEYDTCRITNPNPRIIAICDKPHKLMFFTITFRPFTPQPGGLEFLPGKDYYFISTSSKDDLHRRIGGRCLSNNMKLVFRVCCKPEDQSPAPVPQPTPPPPPPPPTTQPTTTTTTTVKPVTKKTHKYDKTPNEVVKSEELSYSRGAALASSLALALAATAVLAPLAR from the coding sequence ACTTTGCTCGTCCTCATTTTCTTCATCGAAAGCGTGATGGGGAACTACGCGAAACACTTCTACATCCACTGGAACACCACCAACAGCATATTTAGAATAGACAACACGGATCACGTATTCGATCTGAATAAAGGCAATCCTCCGTTCGAATACGACCAAGTGAATATTATGTGTCCAGCGTACGACCCCGGAACGTATGAGGAGGAGACGGagaaatacataatttataatgtaagcAAAGAGGAATACGACACTTGTAGGATAACGAACCCGAATCCGCGTATTATAGCGATATGCGATAAGCCGCACAAACTGATGTTCTTCACGATTACCTTCAGACCGTTCACGCCTCAGCCCGGCGGGCTGGAATTCCTGCCCGGGAAGGATTACTACTTTATATCCACGTCCAGTAAAGACGATTTACATAGACGCATAGGGGGGCGCTGCTTGAGTAATAACATGAAACTAGTGTTTCGCGTGTGCTGTAAGCCTGAGGATCAGTCGCCGGCGCCTGTTCCTCAGCCAACGCCCCCGCCGCCGCCGCCTCCGCCCACCACGCAGCCAACAACCACCACAACGACAACAGTGAAGCCTGTCACTAAAAAGACGCACAAGTACGATAAGACGCCGAACGAGGTTGTGAAGAGTGAGGAGCTGTCGTACTCCCGCGGTGCGGCTTTGGCTTCGTCGCTCGCGCTGGCTCTGGCAGCGACCGCGGTTTTAGCACCGCTGGCTCGGTGA